Below is a window of Pseudomonas eucalypticola DNA.
ATCTACCCCGGGGTCATGAGCCTGGACGTCACCGGCCCCCTGCAGGTGTTCGCCTCGGCGAACGAAGAGCGGGCGCGCCTGGGCCTGCCATCCGCCTACACCTTGCACCTGCTGGCCGAAAGCACCGGCCCGGTGGTGACCTCGGCCGGTTTTGCCTTGCACGCCGAACACGCCTTTCACGCCACCGACCCGGGTATCTTTGACACCTTGCTGGTGCCCGGGGGCCAAGGTGAGCAAGCCCAGTTCGGCAATCAACCGCTGCTGCAGTGGCTGCGCGACGCGGAACCGCGGGTGCGACGCCTGGGTTCGGTCTGTTCCGGTGCGCTGATCCTGGCCCATGCCGGCCTGCTCGACGGCCACGCGGCCACCACTCATTGGGCCGATGTCGAAGCGCTGCGGGCCTTTCCCCGCATTCAGGTCCAGGGCGAACGGCTGCATACCTACCAACCGGGTGCCCCGCACCTGTTCACCTCCGCCGGCGTCACCGCCGGTATCGACCTGGCACTGGCGCTGCTGGAGGACGACCTGGGCCGCACCCTGGCCCTGGCGGTGGCGCGGCGATTGGTGATGTTCCTCAAGCGCCCGGGCGACCAGGCGCAGTTCAGCCCGCACCTGTCGCCCGAAGCCAGCCGCGCACCGCGGCTGGCGGCGCTGCTGGAATGGATACCCGCGCACCTGGGCGACGACTTGTCCCTGCAGGCGCTGGCCGAACGGGCGTGCATGGCGCCGCGCACCTTGTACCGGGTGTTTACCGCGGAACTGGGCACCACCCCCGCGCGCTACGTCGAACAGGTGCGCCTGGCGTCGGCCCGGGCCCTGCTGCAGGGGGGGCAAGCGTCGGTACAGAGCGTGGCGCGGTTGTGCGGGTATGGGCACCCGGAGAGTTTGCGGCGCAGTTTTCAAAAGACGCTGGGCGTCAGCCCGCAGCATTATGCGGAGCGGTTTGGTTGAGGTCCAGTGGCTCGGAAATCTCGATCAGGTTCAGGTCCGGGTCACGCACGTACACCGAACGAATCGGGCCCGTGGCACCGGTGCGCTGCACCGGTCCTTCGACGATGGGCCAGCGCTGCGCTTCCAGATGGGCAATCACCTGCGCAAGGCTGTGCGTGGCGATGAAGCACAGGTCCAGAGCCCCTGGCACAGGCAAGTGAGCCTTGGGCTCGAACTCATGACCGCGTACGTGCACATTGATTTTCTGATTGCCGAACCGGAAGGCGAACCGGCCGTTGCCGAAGGTCTCGTCGCGCATGCCCAGCACGCGCACGTAGAAGTCCTTGCAGGCCTCCAGGTCGATGGTGGTCAGCACAAGGTGGTCGAGGTGGTCGATCATCGGGTACGCTCCAGTTCGGGGTTGGCCACCTGCTTGCTCAAGGTGTGCACATGTTCAGGAATCGGGTGCAGGTCCAGCCGTCGCCCGGCCTTGAGGATCGCGCTGGGGGTGTCATGGCCGATCAGGCCAGGCAGTGTGGCCGAGGCGGCCAGCACGCGCGCCAGGTCCATGCCGGTGTCGTAGCCCATCAGGTCGAGCATGTGCACCAGGTCTTCCATGCACACGTTGCCGCTGGCACCCGGCGCGTAAGGGCAACCGCCCAGGCCGCCCAGCGAAGCGTCGAAACGGTCAACGCCGGCCTGCAGGGCCGCCAGGGTGTTGGCCAAGGCCATGCCACGGGTGTTGTGGAAATGCAGCGTGGTCTGCAGGTGCGGGAAGCGTTCGCGCACCTGCCGCGACAGTGCTTCGACCTGCGAGGGGAAGGCCATGCCGGTGGTGTCGCACAGGGTGATGCCGCGCACGCCCAGGTCGGCGAAACGCTCGACCCAGTTGAGCACTTCACCCGCGGGCACGTCGCCCTGCATGGGGCAGCCGAACACGGTAGACAGCGACACATTGATCGCCACAGGCCCCTGGCCGATGACGCCGACCACTTCCTTGAGCTGGGCGAAGGACTGTTCGCGGGTCATGCGCAGGTTGGAGCGGTTGTGCGGCTCACTGACCGACATCACCAGGTTGGCTTCGTCGATGCCACAGCCCAATGCCCGCTCGGCCCCGCGCACGTTCGGCACCAGCACGGTGTACTCGACACCCGGCTGACGGTGGATGCCGGCCATCACGGCTTCGGCATCGCGCAGCGCAGGAATGGCTTTGGGCGAGGTAAAGGACGTGACTTCGATCTTGGCGTAGCCGCACAGGCTCAGCGCGTTGATGAGGGCAATCTTGTCCCCGGTGTCGATGAAGGTCTTTTCGTTCTGGAAGCCGTCACGGGTGGCGACTTCCTGCATGAACAGGCGTTTCATTGAGGCTACTCCTGTATCAGATGAGGCCGCGGCGGCGCCAGGTTTCCCGGGTGCTCGCGTCGATGCCGATGCCGTCGAGCACTGCATCGGTGTGCTCGCCCAAGGCAGGGGCGCGGGATTTGATACGCCCCGGCGTGCCTAGCAGCTTGGGCACGATCCCCGGCAGGGTGACAGCGGTCCCGTCGTCCAGGGTGCTGGGGATCAACATGTCCCGGGCCTGGTAGTGCGGGTCACCGGCGATGTCCGCCGCGTCATAGATCCTGCCCGAGGGGATGTTGGCGTCCTTGAGGGCCGCCAGCACCTCGTCCAGCGAGCGCTCGGCAGTCCAGGTGGAAATAGCGGCGTCGATCCGTGCCACATGGCGAACACGACCATCGTTCTGGGCAAGCTCCGGATCATCGGCCAAATCCAGGCGGTCGATTTTCTCCATCAGGCGGCGGTAGATGCTGTCGCCGTTGCCGGCGATCAACGCGTACTTGCCGTCCTGGCAGCGGTAAGCGTTGGTCGGGGCGATACCGGGCAAGCTGCTGCCTGCCGGTTCGCGCACCGCACCGAACACCGAGTACTCGGGGATCAGGCTTTCCATCATGTTGAACACCGACTCGTACAGGGCCACGTCGATTTGCTGCCCTGCCCCGTCGTTCTGCTCGCGGTGACGCAGCGCCAGCAGCACACCAATGACGCCATGCAGGGCCGACAGCGAGTCGCCGATCGACACGCCCACGCGAACAGGGGTACGCCCCGGCTCGCCGGACAAGTGTCGCAGCCCGCCCATGGCCTCGCCGATCACGCCGAAGCCCGGCAGGTCCTTGTACGGCCCAGACTGGCCGTAACCCGATACTCGCAACATCACCAGACCGGGGTTGAGGGCAGACAGCTCGTCCCACCCCAGGCCCCACTTTTCCAGGGTACCGGGGCGAAAGTTCTCGATGAGGATGTCGGCCTCCTGCACCAGGCGCTTGACCACCTCGCGGGCTTCGGCCTGGTGCAGGTCAAGGGTAACCGACTGCTTATTGCGCGACTGGGCGGCCCACCACACGGAAGTGCCCTCATGCAGCATGCGCCATTTGCGCAGCGGGTCACCGGTGACCGGCGGTTCGATCTTGATGACCTCGGCGCCGAATTCGGCCAGGATTTTCGCGGCGAACGGGCCTGCGATCAGCTGGCCCATCTCAACCACCTTGATACCGTCCAAAGGTAAGCTCATGACGTTTTCCGTTCTTGTTGGAGGCGACGGTTGAATCATCCCCCCAAACCAGGCCAGTGAGAATTCACAAAATTTCCACTACCCTTGAGCAAACGGAAACGCTAGGCCACTCCTTGATGAACCTGTACCCACTCGACCTGCAATCGCTGCGCCTCCTGGTGCTGGCGGCCGACCACCAGAACCTGACCCGCGCCGCCGACAGCGCGCACATGACCGTTTCCGCCGCCAGCAAGCGTTTGTCGGAACTGGAACGAGTGACCGGGTGCACGCTGTTCGTGCGTCTGGCTCGCGGCCTGCAGCTGACCGCTGCCGGGCGTGGGCTGGCAGAGCATGCCCGTCATATCCTGGAAAGCGCGCAGCGCATGGCGTATGACGCCAGCGACTATGCCAACGGCGTGCGGGGCCACGTCAGGCTGTTCGCCAATACCTCGGCGGTCATCCAATTCCTGCCTGAGGACCTCACGACTTTCCTGGGGGCGAACCCGCACGTGCGCATCGGCATGGAGGAAGCGCTCAGCGAGATGACCGTCCAGGCCGTGGAAGACGGCCAGGCCGACATCGGCATCTTCGCCGACAATGTCCCCGCCCCTCACCTGGAGATCAAGCCCTACCGACGTGACCGGCTGGTAGTGCTGGTACCTCAAGTCCATCCATTGGCGCAGCAGCCCAGCGTGACCCTGGCCGACACCCTGGACTACGACTATGTGGCGCTGAATCAGGGCAGCTCGCTGCTTCGCCGCATCACCGATGCAGCAGCACGCACCGGCAAACTGCTCAAGGTGCGCATCCAGGTCAGCAGCTTCGACGGCATCTGCCGCATGATCAATGCCGGCCTGGGCATCGGCATCCTGCCGCTAGGCTCGGTGCACCCGGAACTGCTGGTGTCCAAGTTGCGCGCCATCCCCCTGGAAGGCAGCTGGGCCTCCCGAACCCTGTATGTGGGCGTGGCCGATGCCGCCAGGCTCTCCCCCGAGGCCGCCAACCTGTACAGGTTCCTGAGCAACCTGGAGTCTTGAGTGACCCAGTGGCAGGTCTTCAGTTCGGCAATAAAAAACGGCGCTCACGGGGCGCCGTTTTTCAGTGTCGCAGCGCACGCCTTAGTAGTAGGCGTTTTCTTTCTGCGAGTGGTCGGTCACATCGCGCACGCCCTTGAGTTCGGGGATACGCTCGAGCAAGGTGCGCTCGATGCCTTCCTTCAGGGTCACGTCAGCCTGGCCGCAGCCCTGGCAACCGCCACCGAACTGCAGCACGGCCACGCCGTCCTCGACCACTTCGATCAGGGTTACCTGACCGCCGTGGCTGGCCAGCCCCGGGTTGATCTCGGTTTGCAGGTAGTAGTTGATGCGCTCGTTGATCGGGCTGTCTTCGTTGACCATCGGCACCTTGGCGTTCGGGGCCTTGATGGTCAGCTGGCCACCCATGCGGTCGGTGGCGTAGTCGACCACCGCGTCTTCCAGGAACGGCACGCTGACCGCGTCCAGGTAGGCAGTGAAACTCTTCAGGCCGATGGCGCTGTCTTCCGGTTTTTCCTCGCCTGGCTTGCAGTAGGCAATGCAGGTTTCAGCGTAGGTAGTGCCCGGCTGGGTGATGAAAATTCGAATGCCGATACCCGGGGTGTTCTGCTTTTCCAGCAGATCGGCCAGGTAATCGTGTGCCGCGTCGGTAATCGTTATGGCGCTCATGTAAGTTCCTCACAGACTTGCCCGCAGTTTACGCCAAACCGGGCGCGGCACAAAGTCCCAGTATTTTTGTCAGGTTATGGAGCGGCTCGGTACCGGCGCCAGGCGGGCCTCGGCCCAGGCCTTCATGCGGCGGTACAGGCGGGTCTCGATCCAGATGTAGCTGGCCCAGGACATCAGGGCGATCACCGGCACGCAGATGGCGAAGACCAGGTAAGGGTTGATGTTCAGGCGCTCGCTGGCGAACCAGCCGGTGTACAGCACTAGCACATGGATCAGGTACACCGAGTAGGAACAGTCGCCCAGGGTCTTGAGCAGGCGATTGCCCTTGAACCACGGCTCCATGGCCACGCAGGACACCACGATGATGGCGCTGGGCACGCCCCAGTTGAGCAAGCGGTCACTGGCCGGCAGATTGTAGATGGCCACCAGCGAGACGGCGATCAGCATCAGTGGCATCCACAACCCCTGGGCGACCCAGCCGCGGCGGTAGGCCCAGCCGATGGCGATGCCCAGCAGGAACTCGTAAATGATGTTGTTGGCGTAGAAGCGGCTGAGTACCCCGTACGTGCTGACCATCTCGCACACGGCGAACAAGGCCGCGGCCACCACCAGCGGGCGCAGACGCTGCGGCACCACGAACACCAGCGAGAACATCAGGTAGAAGAACATTTCGTAGTTCAGGGTCCAACCTACGTTCAACGTGGGGTACAGGCCATAGCCACCGGGGTTCTCGGAGGGAATGAACAGCAACGACAGGATGAAATGCGGCAGGTCCACCACCTGGTGAGGCATTTGCTGGCCCAGGGCGACGATCATCAAACCCATGAGCACGGTGTAGAACCAGTAGGCCGGGATGATACGGATGGCCCGGTTGAGCAGGAATCGCCCGGCGGGCATGTCCTTGTCCTGGGTGGACAGGTAAATCACCAGGCCGCTGATGACGAAGAAAATGTCGACGCCGACGGCACCGCGATCAACGAAGAATTGACCGATCGGCCCGCTGGCATGGAAGTCGAAGAAGATTTGCATGAAGTGATGGCAGACAACCGTCCAGGCTGCCAGGGCCCGGAGGGCTTGAAGCGAAATCAGCATGTTTACCGCCTTTTTTGTCACCGGACTGTGCGCCCTTTCGGTGCACGCTCACTAGGTCCGACTACAAAAAAGGGGCAAAGGTCAGCCTGATTGACCAGCGGTGCCCTCCGAGCGCTTGGTCCCAGCCCCACGTTGAACCCTGTGGGACCGGGCAAAGCTCGTGAAACGGGCAACACCGTTCTACAGATTCTCGTACCGATTCATGTCCAGCACCCCTGCCTCCTGGGGCTCGGTCTCCTGAATGTAGGTGCTCAGGTCATGGAAGAAATCCCAGAATTGCGGGTTGGTGCGGCGCACGCCCCAGCGCTCGACGATCTTGTCGAAGCTGGCCTGGTCCCGGGACTGTTCCAGGGCGTCGACAAAGGCCGGCACCTGGTCGGCCGGTACGTTGAACATGAAGTTGGGGTAGCTGCTGAGCACACCGGGCCACAGGGTCAGGCTGTCCAGCCCCGGTACGTAGCGGTAGGCCTCGCCCAGCAGGAACGCCACGTTGGTGTGCGCGCGGTTGCGCAGCAGGCTGTAGACCATGCGCCCGCTCTTGCCGGGTATGCGCAGCATGGTGGCCTCTGGCAAGCGGTCGATGACCTTCAGCCCTGCGGCCGGGCGCGATACCAGGCGGCTCAGGGACTGCTCGACGTTCTTGAACTCCTCGCTGATGCCGGTGCGCGAGCAATAGGCACCCGTGCAGCGGTTGATCGGGTCGGGGCTGGCGTTAAGCGTGCCGGCGCGCTGAATCAGCTTGAGGCCGAAATCCCGCTTGGGGTCATGCTCGTTGAGCTGCATGCCGCTGGGCGTGCTGGTGTCGATTTTCTGGTAGTCCAGCCACATCTTCACTTTGCCGCTGTTCTGGTACCAGCTGTCGAGCAGCTTGCCGCGCTTGTCCGCCGGCATCAGGCGCAGGAAATTGATTTCGGCGCCGTTGCGAATCAGGTCGAAGTACAGGCGCGTCTGCGCCTGGTGCGCCACGTTGCCATAAACGTCGAAGTTCACCGCCAGCTGGTAATAGGTGCGCTCCAGCAGCGGGTAGTCGAACAGCCACATCGTGGTCGGTACGTCGCCGATCAGGCCTTTGTTCACCGAGGCGCTGTCGAAATGACGGAAGATGGTCAGCAGCGCATTATCGTTGCCGGCCCACAGGGTGGCCCAGCTGGGCGGCGGCATGTCGGCGTAGGCGTCACGCCGCAGGTCTTCGTAGGCATTGCGCTTGTCACGGTAGGCCAGCCACAGCGACAGGATGCTGCCGACGTTGTCGTCCTGGCCAGGCATCTCCAGCAGCGGCGTGGCCTTGGCCCGGTACGCGGCGTCGGTGACGTAGCGATCACGGGCCGGTTCCTGGAACAGCGCCCAGAAGTGGTCGCGGATCACGTCGGTGGCGATCTGCCCGCGGCACACCGGCCCGCGGATAAAGGTACGCACGAAATACTCGGCGTTATCCAGCATGAACTGGTAACGGGCTACCGCGGGGATTGCCTGGAAGGTCTCGAACGGGTTGGCACGGTGGCGCGGCCCGTAGCCGGGCAACGCCGTGGCATGCCAGTCACCGCTGTAGAACAGTTGCTTGACCCGCGCCAGCTTGGCCGGCCCCATGGGGTAGGTGATGTGGGTCTTGTGCACGATCACGCCCTGCACCGCCATCAGGCGGTAATAGAACACCGAGCCTGGGTCATCGTCGGGGCGCCGGGTGGCGATCAGGTCGATGGGCTGGCCACTGGGTGTGCGCGAACGCACCCACTGGAAGAAGTGGCCCGGCTCACCGCCGGTGAAATAGATGTGCGCCAGGAACAGATGCTCGTACAGCCAGCGGGCCACCAGCGCCTCCGTGGAGCCCGGGCGGTTGAGCAGCGCTTCCCACTCGGCGATCTGCGCCGCTTCCTTGGGGCTGGCCTGGATCGCTTGCTGGTCCACCGGGGCGCCGGCGGCGATCCAGCGCTTGACGGTGGCGTACTGGGCATCGGTCAGGCCGGTCACGGCCAGCGGCATGCCTTCATGCTTGTGGGCGGCGGCGTAGGCGTCGAATTCCCCGGGCATTGGGCACATGTTGGTGCGGTTCAGCCCCAGCACGATGTTGTCGGGCAGTTTGCTGTTGGGCGGCAATGGGTTGTCGTGGCCCAGCTCCAGCATGCGCGCCATCAGCGCCGCCTGGCTGCCCTGGGCGTCGAGCACCGAGTAGAAACCCTTGCGGCGCCAGGCCTCGGGGCCGCTGGCGTCGTAGAAGATGCGCGTGGGGGTGACGGCGGTGCTGCGGTCGCCCTGGTACACCGGCACCTTGCTGGCGCCGCGGGTCGCCCCCTCGGCGCTGCCCAGGTTGAGCTGGCAGGCGGCATCGTTGCAGGCATGGCAGGCCACGCATTTTTCGGTGAGGATCGGCTGTATGTCACGGGTATAGGAAATCGCCGGGCTGGCGGCGGGGTCCTGCGCGTGAGCAGTCAGGCTAGCAAGCAGAATGACTGCGGCGGCAAGGAAGCGGTGCACCATGTGGCGGGGTCCTGATTGTGAAGTTGGATCGGGCGACTCGGTCACCGTGGTACCGATTCTACCTGTGGTGGGGCGCCTCAAACATGAACGAAATTCATGTAAAAGACAGAAGCGTTTAAAAGCGCGCAGGTTTGGTATTATTTCGCCTCTTCATTTTTGTCTTTGTCCTGACAGGTAGCCCAATGTCTGACCGCAGCGCTCGTCTCCAAGCACTTCAGCAAGCCCTCAAAGAGCGCATCCTGATTCTCGATGGCGGCATGGGCACTATGATCCAGAGCTACCGTCTGGAGGAATCCGACTATCGTGGCACGCGCTTCGCCGACTGGCCAAGCGACGTCAAGGGCAACAACGACCTGCTGCTGCTCAGCCGACCGGACATCATCGCCGCCATCGAGAAGGCGTACCTGGACGCCGGCGCCGACATTCTGGAAACCAACACCTTCAACGCCACCCAGGTGTCCCAGGCCGACTACGGCATGGAGTCGCTGGTGTACGAACTGAACGTGGAAGGTGCCCGGGTGGCGCGCCAGGTGGCCGACGCCAAGACCCTGGAAACGCCGGACAAGCCGCGCTTCGTCGCCGGCGTGCTGGGCCCTACCAGCCGTACCTGCTCCATTTCCCCGGACGTCAATGACCCGGGCTACCGCAACGTCACCTTCGACGAACTGGTGGAAAACTATACCGAGGCCACTGAAGGCCTGATCGAGGGCGGCGCCGACCTGATCCTGATCGAGACCATCTTCGACACCCTCAACGCCAAGGCGGCGATCTTCGCCGTGCAGGGCGTGTTCGAGAAAATCGGCTTCGAACTGCCGATCATGATCTCCGGCACCATCACCGACGCCTCCGGTCGCACCCTGTCGGGCCAGACCACCGAGGCCTTCTGGAACTCGGTGGCCCACGCCAAGCCCATTTCCGTAGGTTTGAACTGCGCCCTGGGCGCCAAGGACCTGCGCCCCTACCTGGAAGAGCTCGCGACCAAGGCCGGCACCCACGTGTCCGCCCACCCCAACGCCGGCCTGCCCAACGCCTTCGGTGAATACGACGAAACCCCGGCCGAAATGGCCGTGGTGGTCGAGGAGTTCGCCGCCAGCGGTTTCCTGAACATCATCGGCGGTTGCTGCGGCACCACCCCTGGCCACATCCAGGCCATCGCCGAGGCTGTGGCCAAGTACCCGCCGCGGGCCATTCCAGACATTCCCAAGGCCTGCCGCCTGTCGGGCCTGGAGCCGTTCACCATTGACCGCAGCTCACTGTTCGTCAACGTCGGCGAACGCACCAACATCACCGGCTCCGCCAAGTTCGCCCGCCTGATCCGCGAAGAGAACTACACCGAAGCGCTGGAAGTGGCCTTGCAACAGGTCGAAGCCGGCGCCCAGGTGATCGACATCAACATGGACGAGGGCATGCTGGACTCGAAGAAGGCCATGGTCACCTTCCTCAACCTGATCGCCGGCGAGCCGGATATTTCCCGCGTGCCGATCATGATCGACTCCTCCAAGTGGGAAGTGATCGAAGCCGGCCTCAAGTGCATCCAGGGCAAGGGCATCGTCAACTCCATCAGCATGAAAGAAGGCGAAGAGGCCTTCATTCACCATGCCAAACTGTGCAAGCGCTACGGCGCCGCCGTGGTGGTGATGGCCTTCGACGAAGCCGGCCAGGCCGACACCGAGGCGCGCAAGAAGGAAATCTGCAAGCGCAGCTACGACATTCTGGTGGACGTGGTGGGCTTCCCGCCGGAAGACATCATCTTCGACCCGAACATCTTCGCCGTGGCCACCGGTATCGAGGAACACAACAACTACGCGGTCGATTTCATCAATGCCTGCGCCTTCATTCGTGACGAACTGCCCTACGCCCTGAGCAGCGGCGGCGTGTCCAACGTGTCGTTCTCGTTCCGCGGCAACAACCCGGTGCGCGAGGCCATTCACTCGGTGTTCCTCCTGTATGCGATCCGCAATGGCCTGACCATGGGTATCGTCAACGCCGGCCAGCTGGAGATCTACGACCAGATCCCGCAAGAGCTGCGCGACGCCGTGGAAGACGTGGTGCTCAACCGCACTCCCGAAGGCACCGATGCGTTGCTGGCCATCGCCGACAAGTACAAGGGCGACGGCAGCGTCAAGGAAGCCGAGACCGAGGAGTGGCGTAGCTGGGAAGTGAACAAGCGCCTGGAGCACGCCCTGGTCAAGGGCATCACCACCCACATCGTCGAAGACACCGAAGAATCGCGCCAGTCGTTCAAGCGCCCTATCGAGGTGATCGAAGGCCCACTGATGTCGGGCATGAACATCGTCGGCGACCTGTTCGGCTCGGGCAAGATGTTCCTGCCGCAGGTGGTGAAGTCCGCGCGGGTGATGAAGCAGGCCGTGGCGCACCTGATCCCCTTCATCGAAGCCGAAAAGGGTGACAAGCCGGAAGCCAAGGGCAAGATCCTGATGGCCACGGTGAAGGGCGACGTGCACGACATTGGCAAGAACATCGTCGGCGTAGTGCTGGGGTGCAACGGCTATGACATCGTCGACCTGG
It encodes the following:
- a CDS encoding GlxA family transcriptional regulator, with the protein product MRHIACLIYPGVMSLDVTGPLQVFASANEERARLGLPSAYTLHLLAESTGPVVTSAGFALHAEHAFHATDPGIFDTLLVPGGQGEQAQFGNQPLLQWLRDAEPRVRRLGSVCSGALILAHAGLLDGHAATTHWADVEALRAFPRIQVQGERLHTYQPGAPHLFTSAGVTAGIDLALALLEDDLGRTLALAVARRLVMFLKRPGDQAQFSPHLSPEASRAPRLAALLEWIPAHLGDDLSLQALAERACMAPRTLYRVFTAELGTTPARYVEQVRLASARALLQGGQASVQSVARLCGYGHPESLRRSFQKTLGVSPQHYAERFG
- a CDS encoding fatty acid cis/trans isomerase, yielding MVHRFLAAAVILLASLTAHAQDPAASPAISYTRDIQPILTEKCVACHACNDAACQLNLGSAEGATRGASKVPVYQGDRSTAVTPTRIFYDASGPEAWRRKGFYSVLDAQGSQAALMARMLELGHDNPLPPNSKLPDNIVLGLNRTNMCPMPGEFDAYAAAHKHEGMPLAVTGLTDAQYATVKRWIAAGAPVDQQAIQASPKEAAQIAEWEALLNRPGSTEALVARWLYEHLFLAHIYFTGGEPGHFFQWVRSRTPSGQPIDLIATRRPDDDPGSVFYYRLMAVQGVIVHKTHITYPMGPAKLARVKQLFYSGDWHATALPGYGPRHRANPFETFQAIPAVARYQFMLDNAEYFVRTFIRGPVCRGQIATDVIRDHFWALFQEPARDRYVTDAAYRAKATPLLEMPGQDDNVGSILSLWLAYRDKRNAYEDLRRDAYADMPPPSWATLWAGNDNALLTIFRHFDSASVNKGLIGDVPTTMWLFDYPLLERTYYQLAVNFDVYGNVAHQAQTRLYFDLIRNGAEINFLRLMPADKRGKLLDSWYQNSGKVKMWLDYQKIDTSTPSGMQLNEHDPKRDFGLKLIQRAGTLNASPDPINRCTGAYCSRTGISEEFKNVEQSLSRLVSRPAAGLKVIDRLPEATMLRIPGKSGRMVYSLLRNRAHTNVAFLLGEAYRYVPGLDSLTLWPGVLSSYPNFMFNVPADQVPAFVDALEQSRDQASFDKIVERWGVRRTNPQFWDFFHDLSTYIQETEPQEAGVLDMNRYENL
- a CDS encoding acyltransferase family protein produces the protein MLISLQALRALAAWTVVCHHFMQIFFDFHASGPIGQFFVDRGAVGVDIFFVISGLVIYLSTQDKDMPAGRFLLNRAIRIIPAYWFYTVLMGLMIVALGQQMPHQVVDLPHFILSLLFIPSENPGGYGLYPTLNVGWTLNYEMFFYLMFSLVFVVPQRLRPLVVAAALFAVCEMVSTYGVLSRFYANNIIYEFLLGIAIGWAYRRGWVAQGLWMPLMLIAVSLVAIYNLPASDRLLNWGVPSAIIVVSCVAMEPWFKGNRLLKTLGDCSYSVYLIHVLVLYTGWFASERLNINPYLVFAICVPVIALMSWASYIWIETRLYRRMKAWAEARLAPVPSRSIT
- a CDS encoding hydroxymethylglutaryl-CoA lyase; this translates as MKRLFMQEVATRDGFQNEKTFIDTGDKIALINALSLCGYAKIEVTSFTSPKAIPALRDAEAVMAGIHRQPGVEYTVLVPNVRGAERALGCGIDEANLVMSVSEPHNRSNLRMTREQSFAQLKEVVGVIGQGPVAINVSLSTVFGCPMQGDVPAGEVLNWVERFADLGVRGITLCDTTGMAFPSQVEALSRQVRERFPHLQTTLHFHNTRGMALANTLAALQAGVDRFDASLGGLGGCPYAPGASGNVCMEDLVHMLDLMGYDTGMDLARVLAASATLPGLIGHDTPSAILKAGRRLDLHPIPEHVHTLSKQVANPELERTR
- the nfuA gene encoding Fe-S biogenesis protein NfuA — encoded protein: MSAITITDAAHDYLADLLEKQNTPGIGIRIFITQPGTTYAETCIAYCKPGEEKPEDSAIGLKSFTAYLDAVSVPFLEDAVVDYATDRMGGQLTIKAPNAKVPMVNEDSPINERINYYLQTEINPGLASHGGQVTLIEVVEDGVAVLQFGGGCQGCGQADVTLKEGIERTLLERIPELKGVRDVTDHSQKENAYY
- the metH gene encoding methionine synthase: MSDRSARLQALQQALKERILILDGGMGTMIQSYRLEESDYRGTRFADWPSDVKGNNDLLLLSRPDIIAAIEKAYLDAGADILETNTFNATQVSQADYGMESLVYELNVEGARVARQVADAKTLETPDKPRFVAGVLGPTSRTCSISPDVNDPGYRNVTFDELVENYTEATEGLIEGGADLILIETIFDTLNAKAAIFAVQGVFEKIGFELPIMISGTITDASGRTLSGQTTEAFWNSVAHAKPISVGLNCALGAKDLRPYLEELATKAGTHVSAHPNAGLPNAFGEYDETPAEMAVVVEEFAASGFLNIIGGCCGTTPGHIQAIAEAVAKYPPRAIPDIPKACRLSGLEPFTIDRSSLFVNVGERTNITGSAKFARLIREENYTEALEVALQQVEAGAQVIDINMDEGMLDSKKAMVTFLNLIAGEPDISRVPIMIDSSKWEVIEAGLKCIQGKGIVNSISMKEGEEAFIHHAKLCKRYGAAVVVMAFDEAGQADTEARKKEICKRSYDILVDVVGFPPEDIIFDPNIFAVATGIEEHNNYAVDFINACAFIRDELPYALSSGGVSNVSFSFRGNNPVREAIHSVFLLYAIRNGLTMGIVNAGQLEIYDQIPQELRDAVEDVVLNRTPEGTDALLAIADKYKGDGSVKEAETEEWRSWEVNKRLEHALVKGITTHIVEDTEESRQSFKRPIEVIEGPLMSGMNIVGDLFGSGKMFLPQVVKSARVMKQAVAHLIPFIEAEKGDKPEAKGKILMATVKGDVHDIGKNIVGVVLGCNGYDIVDLGVMVPAEKILQVAKEERCDIIGLSGLITPSLDEMVHVAREMQRQGFHLPLMIGGATTSKAHTAVKIEPKYSNDAVVYVTDASRAVGVATQLLSKELKPGFVERTRQDYVEVRERTANRSARTERLTYEQSIAAKATFDWASYQPVKPTFTGAKVLDDIDLNVLAEYIDWTPFFISWDLAGKFPRILTDEVVGEAATALYEDAKEMLRKLIDEKLISARAVFGFWPANQVDHDDIEVYADDGRPLARLHHLRQQTIKPDGKPNFSLADFVAPKDSGVTDYVGGFITTAGIGAEEVAKAYQDKGDDYNSIMVKALADRLAEACAEWLHQQVRKEHWGYDPEEVLDNEALIKEQYKGIRPAPGYPACPDHTEKGTLFELLDHNGQSGVTLTEHFAMFPAAAVSGWYFAHPQAQYFAVGKVDKDQVQSYSQRKRQDLTVSERWLAPNLGYDA
- a CDS encoding CaiB/BaiF CoA transferase family protein, translating into MSLPLDGIKVVEMGQLIAGPFAAKILAEFGAEVIKIEPPVTGDPLRKWRMLHEGTSVWWAAQSRNKQSVTLDLHQAEAREVVKRLVQEADILIENFRPGTLEKWGLGWDELSALNPGLVMLRVSGYGQSGPYKDLPGFGVIGEAMGGLRHLSGEPGRTPVRVGVSIGDSLSALHGVIGVLLALRHREQNDGAGQQIDVALYESVFNMMESLIPEYSVFGAVREPAGSSLPGIAPTNAYRCQDGKYALIAGNGDSIYRRLMEKIDRLDLADDPELAQNDGRVRHVARIDAAISTWTAERSLDEVLAALKDANIPSGRIYDAADIAGDPHYQARDMLIPSTLDDGTAVTLPGIVPKLLGTPGRIKSRAPALGEHTDAVLDGIGIDASTRETWRRRGLI
- a CDS encoding VOC family protein, with protein sequence MIDHLDHLVLTTIDLEACKDFYVRVLGMRDETFGNGRFAFRFGNQKINVHVRGHEFEPKAHLPVPGALDLCFIATHSLAQVIAHLEAQRWPIVEGPVQRTGATGPIRSVYVRDPDLNLIEISEPLDLNQTAPHNAAG
- a CDS encoding LysR family transcriptional regulator, whose translation is MMNLYPLDLQSLRLLVLAADHQNLTRAADSAHMTVSAASKRLSELERVTGCTLFVRLARGLQLTAAGRGLAEHARHILESAQRMAYDASDYANGVRGHVRLFANTSAVIQFLPEDLTTFLGANPHVRIGMEEALSEMTVQAVEDGQADIGIFADNVPAPHLEIKPYRRDRLVVLVPQVHPLAQQPSVTLADTLDYDYVALNQGSSLLRRITDAAARTGKLLKVRIQVSSFDGICRMINAGLGIGILPLGSVHPELLVSKLRAIPLEGSWASRTLYVGVADAARLSPEAANLYRFLSNLES